A window of Armatimonadota bacterium genomic DNA:
GCGGAGAACCCTTGCCTGCTATCGCGACTTCTCCAACTACCACCGGCCGCATCAGGGGATTGGCAACCAAATACCGGAGCGCTTGGCAACGGGAGGCCTCCCCGTGCTTCCCGCTGCGCTGACCGCGCAGCGCCTCGCCGTCGCCCGCGAGCAATTCCTCGGCGGCTTGCTCAACTCGTATTATCGCAGAGCAGCCTAGCTGACACGGAC
This region includes:
- a CDS encoding integrase core domain-containing protein → MVKTPFRAPDANAHAERWVRSVTGECLDQLILFGLGSLRRTLACYRDFSNYHRPHQGIGNQIPERLATGGLPVLPAALTAQRLAVAREQFLGGLLNSYYRRAA